A genomic region of Micropterus dolomieu isolate WLL.071019.BEF.003 ecotype Adirondacks linkage group LG11, ASM2129224v1, whole genome shotgun sequence contains the following coding sequences:
- the marcksl1a gene encoding MARCKS-related protein 1-A — translation MGAQLSKGGVAVEGQAAADPAAAKANGQENGHVKTNGDVSAKPDGEVAAADGNGTAEPAKDGETSAGDAIEPAPAAEGEAVKAEGEAAKDGKKKKKFSLKNSFKFKGISLKKSKKGSEEAKEEATSPTTEDKPEENGHAAKETKDETPAAAEAKEVEAADAAPAPEGEAVAAEEAPPTEAAPAEEAAPAEDTTPAASEGEAKAE, via the exons atggGAGCCCAGTTGTCCAAGGGTGGAGTAGCTGTTGAGGGGCAAGCCGCCGCCGACCCAGCTGCTGCCAAAGCCAACGGCCAG GAAAACGGTCATGTTAAAACCAATGGTGACGTGTCAGCCAAGCCCGACGGGGAAGTGGCGGCTGCAGATGGGAATGGAACAGCCGAACCAGCTAAGGACGGCGAAACCAGCGCCGGGGATGCTATCGAGCCCGCTCCTGCGGCAGAGGGTGAGGCTGTCAAAGCAGAGGGCGAGGCCGCTAAGGAtggtaagaagaagaagaagttctCCCTGAAGAACTCCTTCAAGTTCAAGGGCATCTCGCTGAAAAAAAGCAAGAAGGGCAGCGAGGAGGCCAAAGAGGAGGCCACCTCTCCCACAACAGAGGACAAGCCCGAGGAGAACGGCCACGCGGCCAAAGAAACCAAAGACGAGACGCCGGCCGCTGCTGAGGCCAAAGAGGTCGAGGCCGCTGATGCTGCACCCGCACCCGAGGGAGAGGCCGTGGCGGCGGAGGAGGCCCCACCAACAGAGGCCGCCCCGGCCGAGGAGGCCGCCCCCGCCGAGGACACaacacctgcagcctctgaGGGCGAGGCCAAGGCAGAGTGA
- the LOC123978571 gene encoding protein tyrosine phosphatase type IVA 2-like, whose protein sequence is MNRPAPVEISYDCLRFLITHNPTNAQLGRFIEDLKAFGVNTLVRVCTATYDKTPVEQEGIQVLDWPFDDGSAPPDQVVDDWLSLLQTKFREEPGSCVAVHCVAGLGRAPVLVALALIECGMEYEDAVHFIRLKRRGAFNSKQLLYLENYKPKLCLRSKDANGQSCSIQ, encoded by the exons ATGAACCGACCGGCTCCAGTGGAGATCTCTTATGACTGTCTGAGATTCCTCATTACGCATAACCCCACCAATGCACAACTGGGAAGGTTTATAGAG GATCTGAAGGCATTTGGAGTAAACACCTTGGTGAGAGTGTGTACTGCTACATATGACAAAACACCAGTGGAACAAGAAGGCATACAAGTGCTG GATTGGCCATTTGACGATGGTTCTGCCCCCCCAGACCAGGTGGTTGATGATTGGCTGAGTCTCCTGCAGACAAAGTTTAGAGAGGAGCCTGGCAGCTGTGTGGCTGTGCACTGTGTTGCTGGACTAGGACG AGCTCCGGTGTTGGTGGCGCTGGCTCTAATTGAGTGTGGGATGGAATATGAAGATGCTGTTCACTTCATAAGACT GAAGCGCCGTGGAGCGTTCAACTCCAAGCAGCTGCTTTACCTGGAAAACTACAAACCTAAACTGTGTCTGCGCTCCAAAGATGCAAACGGACAGAGCTGCTCCATACAGTAG
- the LOC123978568 gene encoding gap junction beta-4 protein-like, with translation MNWSGLQNLLSGVNKYSTAFGRIWLSIVFVFRILVFVVAAQPVWGDESKDFVCNTKQPGCTTICYDHIFPISHIRLWALQLIFVTCPSLMVIAHVKHREGKDSKYVELHQGSRLYANPGKKRGGLWWTYLLSLVFKAGFDTSFLYILYRIYHGYDLPRLSKCSLDPCPNTVDCFISRPTEKKIFTLFMVISSALCIFMCICEMIYLMCKRMTKSLWVHYENERFLYAEQHELTKITPPRYRKTDPTLTESQMGLNRREKAKDSNLSTTL, from the exons ATGAACTGGTCGGGACTGCAGAATCTGTTGAGCGGAGTCAATAAATACTCTACTGCGTTTGGGAGGATCTGGCTgtccattgtgtttgtgttccgTATCCTGGTGTTTGTGGTGGCAGCGCAGCCCGTCTGGGGTGATGAGAGCAAAGACTTTGTGTGTAATACTAAACAG CCTGGCTGTACCACCATCTGCTATGACCACATCTTCCCCATCTCCCACATACGTCTGTGGGCGCTGCAGCTGATTTTTGTCACCTGCCCATCTCTGATGGTGATAGCTCATGTTAAACACCGTGAAGGAAAGGACAGCAAATATGTGGAGCTGCACCAAGGCTCTCGCCTGTACGCCAACCCTGGCAAGAAGAGAGGGGGGCTATGGTGGACTTATCTGTTGAGTTTGGTCTTTAAAGCTGGATTCGACACATCATTTCTTTACATTCTGTATCGGATATACCATGGATATGACCTGCCCAG GTTATCCAAGTGTTCACTGGATCCATGCCCGAACACCGTTGATTGCTTCATTAGTCGTCCAACAGAGAAAAAGATCTTCACGTTGTTCATGGTCATATCCAGTGCGCTGTGCATCTTCATGTGTATCTGCGAGATGATTTATCTCATGTGCAAGCGCATGACCAAATCGTTATGGGTCCACTATGAAAATGAGAGGTTCCTATATGCTGAGCAGCATGAGCTCACCAAAATAACCCCACCCAGGTATCGGAAGACTGATCCAACATTGACAGAGAGCCAGATGGGTTTAAACAGGAGGGAGAAGGCCAAAGACTCTAATTTAAGTACAACCCTGTAG